One part of the Aspergillus luchuensis IFO 4308 DNA, chromosome 5, nearly complete sequence genome encodes these proteins:
- a CDS encoding uncharacterized protein (SECRETED:SignalP(1-20);~antiSMASH:Cluster_5.20), translating to MKLVSTLVTGAFALAVSVQAGDCTAGMNYCADVLEDINYQKYSSQILAAKYSSVGSGAVDVVNYLNPLSPAGFLFHCEANGDITLQEICAVGCVNAGAGNNDYCRWGV from the exons ATGAAGCTTGTCTCTACTCTCGTCACCGGTGCCTTTGCCTTGGCTGTCTCTGTCCAGGCAGGAGACTGCACTGCTGGAATGAATTACTGCGCAGATGTTTTGGAAGATATCA ATTACCAGAAATACTCCAGTCAGATCCTGGCTGCCAAATACTCTAGTGTGGGCAGTGGCGCCGTCGATGTTGTGAATTATCTTAATCCGCTCAGTCCGGCTGGATTCCTGTTTCACTGTGAGGCCAATGGCGATATCACTCTCCAGGAAATTTGTGCAGTTGGTTGTGTTAATGCGGGCGCTGGGAACAACGATTACTGCAGATGGGGGGTGTGA